In Helicobacter bilis, a genomic segment contains:
- a CDS encoding GyrI-like domain-containing protein has translation MPTKKAAQEKFDFKKVFKDCYAPKPTPQLVSVPRFSFISVQGCGNPNEADGAYQSALQCLYALSYTIKMSKKIKALKNYVEYVVPPLEGLWWGRENGESKEHFKWQAMIAQPDFVSQEIFEYATQEVAAKKGIDSTKASLIHFEEGLCVQMLHIGSYDDEPQSLAKIKDFMMCNALQNDIGSVQGDFTRLHHEIYLNNPNKTPPHKLKTILRIPVRKIQV, from the coding sequence ATGCCAACAAAAAAAGCTGCACAGGAAAAATTTGATTTTAAAAAGGTTTTTAAAGATTGTTACGCACCTAAACCGACTCCACAGCTTGTTTCTGTGCCTAGATTTTCTTTCATAAGTGTGCAGGGCTGTGGAAATCCCAACGAAGCAGATGGTGCATATCAATCAGCGTTGCAGTGTTTATATGCTCTCTCCTATACGATTAAGATGAGCAAAAAGATAAAGGCTTTAAAAAACTATGTGGAATATGTCGTGCCACCGCTTGAAGGCTTGTGGTGGGGCAGAGAGAATGGTGAAAGCAAAGAACATTTCAAATGGCAAGCAATGATAGCTCAACCAGATTTTGTAAGCCAAGAGATTTTTGAATACGCCACACAAGAAGTTGCGGCGAAAAAAGGTATAGATTCCACAAAGGCAAGTCTTATCCATTTCGAAGAAGGCTTGTGTGTGCAAATGCTTCACATAGGTTCATATGATGATGAGCCGCAAAGTCTTGCGAAAATAAAAGATTTTATGATGTGTAATGCCTTGCAAAATGACATTGGTAGTGTGCAGGGTGATTTTACACGCCTACACCACGAGATATATCTCAATAATCCAAATAAGACACCACCCCATAAGTTAAAGACAATTTTGCGTATTCCTGTAAGAAAAATACAAGTTTAA